The following coding sequences lie in one Cryptosporangium phraense genomic window:
- a CDS encoding gluconate 2-dehydrogenase subunit 3 family protein — translation MTSYPAIRVRSGAGAPPRRPDGERYRFELIDGGGRWRVYADERTDLVAELIPGYADLDEPARSDARRDGLVGAQILAQARLAADTSRCTPAQREVLLGSRETPPVLDEDWTAPVPLVLITGFYAPLGALPRPGGDVIWLDSETEESYLRALRLTGMVVLAERV, via the coding sequence ATGACTTCGTACCCGGCCATTCGTGTCCGATCCGGCGCCGGGGCCCCGCCCCGGCGTCCGGACGGCGAGCGCTACCGGTTCGAGCTGATCGACGGTGGTGGACGCTGGCGCGTCTACGCCGACGAGCGCACGGACCTGGTGGCCGAGCTGATCCCGGGCTACGCGGACCTGGACGAGCCGGCGCGGTCGGACGCCCGGCGCGACGGGTTGGTGGGTGCGCAGATCCTGGCGCAGGCGCGGCTGGCCGCCGACACTTCGCGCTGCACTCCGGCGCAGCGCGAGGTGTTGCTGGGGAGCCGGGAGACGCCACCGGTGCTCGACGAGGACTGGACGGCGCCGGTGCCGCTGGTGCTGATCACCGGCTTCTACGCGCCGCTCGGCGCGCTGCCCCGCCCCGGGGGCGACGTCATCTGGCTCGACTCGGAGACCGAGGAGTCGTACCTGCGTGCGCTGCGGCTGACCGGAATGGTGGTTCTGGCCGAGCGGGTCTGA
- a CDS encoding YbaB/EbfC family nucleoid-associated protein, which produces MSDPLRYDAENALAELRAQQAKIKAAGHALATAEATASSKDKMIEATVNSQGRLIGLKLRGDRYRDLAPAELANKIVEVVAQAQTDAAAAATAAFAGLLPGIMPDLSTEGGFDFDAMFDEAVEKAKQPMFPGDDGFVAGEKDGDQRG; this is translated from the coding sequence ATGAGCGACCCACTTCGGTACGACGCCGAGAACGCGCTGGCCGAGCTGCGCGCACAGCAGGCCAAGATCAAGGCGGCCGGGCACGCGCTGGCCACCGCCGAGGCCACCGCGTCCTCGAAGGACAAGATGATCGAGGCGACGGTGAACTCGCAGGGCCGGCTGATCGGCCTGAAGCTGCGCGGCGACCGGTACCGGGACCTGGCCCCGGCCGAGCTCGCCAACAAGATCGTCGAGGTCGTCGCCCAGGCGCAGACCGACGCGGCCGCGGCCGCGACCGCGGCGTTCGCCGGTCTGCTGCCCGGCATCATGCCCGACCTCAGCACCGAGGGCGGGTTCGACTTCGACGCGATGTTCGACGAGGCGGTCGAGAAGGCGAAGCAGCCGATGTTCCCGGGCGACGACGGCTTCGTCGCGGGCGAGAAGGACGGAGACCAGCGTGGCTGA